Proteins encoded by one window of Flavobacterium sp. N502540:
- a CDS encoding winged helix-turn-helix transcriptional regulator has protein sequence MTAIKESSTIQENKQYALDQCPVTYVMEKIGGYWKPIIIYHLSGGSKRYSELKRAIPAVTEKMLIQHLKQLEADHLVIREAKPVVPPFVTYSLSPSGKGLMPVIEAMAAWAFKDKEDGFKNS, from the coding sequence ATGACCGCAATCAAAGAATCATCGACTATTCAGGAAAACAAGCAATATGCTTTAGACCAATGTCCTGTAACTTATGTTATGGAAAAAATTGGAGGCTATTGGAAACCCATTATCATTTACCATCTTTCAGGCGGGAGCAAACGTTACAGCGAATTAAAAAGGGCTATCCCTGCAGTTACCGAAAAGATGCTGATACAACATTTAAAACAGCTCGAAGCCGATCATCTTGTCATTAGAGAAGCTAAACCGGTTGTACCTCCTTTTGTGACCTATAGCTTAAGTCCTTCGGGAAAAGGCTTAATGCCTGTTATCGAAGCTATGGCGGCATGGGCCTTCAAGGATAAGGAAGATGGATTTAAAAATTCTTAA
- a CDS encoding DUF1634 domain-containing protein — protein sequence MQHEKFGEKDFQTIIGNLLRYGVWISLSVAFIGGIVYLMHHHADIEDYSVFHENDRNIFEVISAIYQGVIQGNGESLIFFGIILLFLTPVLRVLLSLFSFLLEKDYLYVGITLIVIIIILISVSFGFSH from the coding sequence ATGCAACACGAAAAATTTGGAGAAAAAGATTTTCAAACCATTATCGGAAATTTATTGCGCTATGGTGTCTGGATTTCTTTATCCGTAGCTTTTATTGGTGGGATTGTTTACTTAATGCATCATCACGCAGACATTGAAGATTATTCGGTCTTTCATGAAAATGACCGTAATATCTTTGAAGTAATTTCGGCAATATATCAGGGCGTAATTCAGGGAAATGGCGAATCGTTGATCTTTTTTGGGATCATCCTGCTTTTTCTAACCCCGGTTTTACGTGTTCTACTATCACTATTTTCGTTTTTACTGGAAAAGGATTATCTGTATGTAGGTATTACTCTAATAGTTATAATCATTATCCTCATCAGTGTTTCCTTTGGTTTTTCTCATTAA
- a CDS encoding NAD(P)H-binding protein produces MKITISGSLGNIGKPLTQKLIASGHEVTVISSSSDRVKMIEAAGAKAAIGSVSDAAFLQSAFEGADAVFAMTPPNMGGVNIIINTTEAGKALAKGIAAAGVKRVVMLSSIGADLPGGNGPIAGLHNIEKLYESLENVSVTYLRAGFFYTNLYHDVPMIKGAGIIGANYPSNTTIPFVHPEDIATAVSEELLKTIAGKNIRYIVSDVRTPDEVGKTLGLAIGKPDLPWIEFTDVQSLDGMKQAGLPEEIAELYTEMGSGFRNGKIAAHFLGDYSSVEGRIKLEDFAKEFAAKF; encoded by the coding sequence ATGAAAATTACAATTTCAGGTTCATTAGGAAACATAGGTAAGCCATTGACCCAAAAACTTATTGCCTCGGGACATGAGGTAACAGTAATCAGTAGTAGTTCAGACCGGGTAAAAATGATTGAAGCAGCAGGAGCCAAAGCTGCGATAGGTTCTGTAAGTGATGCCGCTTTTTTGCAAAGCGCATTTGAAGGAGCTGATGCTGTGTTTGCAATGACTCCGCCTAATATGGGAGGAGTTAATATCATTATCAATACTACGGAGGCCGGTAAAGCACTTGCAAAAGGCATAGCAGCTGCCGGAGTAAAACGTGTTGTAATGCTGAGCAGTATTGGTGCAGATTTACCGGGAGGAAATGGTCCAATTGCCGGACTTCATAATATCGAAAAATTGTATGAGTCATTAGAGAACGTATCGGTTACATATCTTCGTGCGGGTTTTTTCTACACGAATTTGTACCATGATGTTCCAATGATTAAGGGAGCGGGAATTATTGGAGCAAATTATCCCTCTAACACTACAATTCCTTTTGTACATCCTGAAGATATTGCCACAGCAGTGTCTGAAGAATTACTTAAAACGATAGCGGGAAAGAACATTCGTTATATTGTAAGTGATGTGCGAACTCCGGATGAAGTAGGCAAAACTTTAGGCTTAGCCATTGGAAAACCGGATTTACCATGGATAGAATTTACCGATGTACAATCTCTTGACGGAATGAAACAAGCGGGACTACCCGAAGAAATTGCTGAATTGTATACCGAAATGGGATCAGGTTTTAGAAACGGTAAAATTGCAGCGCATTTTTTAGGCGATTATAGTTCTGTTGAAGGACGAATTAAACTGGAAGATTTTGCAAAAGAATTTGCCGCTAAATTTTAA
- a CDS encoding LLM class flavin-dependent oxidoreductase, protein MEIGIDSFASAMYGDHNTLSSVDAMEQLLQRIELADQAGLDVFGIGEHHKKEFLDSATAVILSAAAARTKRIRLSSAVSVLSAADPVRVYQSFATLDLISKGRAEIVVGRGSSIEAYPLFGFNLNDYDELFKEKLDLLLQIRDNEFVTWSGKFRPSINNLPVYPRALQEKLPVWLGVGGTPESFIRAGSLGLPLMVAVIGGQTHRFRPLVDLYREAGKAAGYQPEELKVGLHSPGFAANTTEKAIEEYYPGYAELWTKLGLERGWPPVTKAKFDGLIDDQGVLIVGDPERIADKILRHSESLGGISRFTFQMDNAGLTHTQLMTAIELIGTKVIPLIQKG, encoded by the coding sequence ATGGAAATAGGAATTGACAGTTTCGCTTCGGCGATGTATGGAGACCACAATACGCTAAGCAGTGTTGATGCAATGGAACAGCTGTTGCAAAGAATCGAGCTTGCAGATCAGGCCGGACTTGATGTTTTTGGCATTGGTGAACACCATAAAAAAGAGTTTTTAGATTCGGCAACCGCTGTGATTTTAAGTGCGGCTGCGGCACGGACCAAACGCATTCGATTGTCAAGTGCTGTTTCGGTTCTAAGTGCTGCCGATCCGGTAAGAGTCTATCAAAGTTTTGCAACTCTTGATTTAATTTCAAAAGGTAGAGCCGAAATTGTAGTAGGACGTGGATCTTCCATCGAAGCTTACCCCCTTTTTGGATTTAATCTGAATGATTACGACGAACTTTTTAAAGAAAAATTAGATCTCTTACTTCAAATCAGAGACAATGAATTTGTGACCTGGTCAGGAAAATTTCGCCCTTCCATAAATAATCTTCCAGTTTATCCCAGAGCTTTGCAGGAAAAACTTCCTGTATGGCTGGGTGTTGGCGGAACTCCTGAATCATTTATCCGGGCAGGATCTCTAGGACTTCCCTTAATGGTCGCGGTTATTGGAGGACAGACCCATCGTTTTCGTCCTTTAGTTGATTTGTATCGTGAAGCCGGAAAAGCTGCAGGTTACCAACCCGAAGAACTTAAAGTGGGACTACATTCACCCGGATTTGCTGCAAATACCACCGAAAAGGCTATTGAAGAGTATTATCCTGGCTATGCTGAACTTTGGACAAAATTAGGTCTGGAACGCGGTTGGCCGCCCGTGACCAAAGCCAAATTTGACGGATTAATTGACGATCAGGGTGTACTGATTGTGGGAGATCCTGAACGCATTGCTGATAAAATTTTGCGTCACAGTGAATCACTTGGCGGTATTTCGAGATTCACCTTTCAAATGGACAATGCCGGTCTCACGCACACACAACTCATGACTGCTATAGAACTTATAGGTACAAAAGTAATTCCACTCATTCAAAAAGGCTAG
- a CDS encoding DoxX family protein has protein sequence MEKTSTLQAGFILRIVLGVTMLSAVADRFGFWGAPGAPGVAWGNWDNFITYTQTLNAYASRSLAEILGALATFFEILFGLFLIIGFKTRYIALGTAGLMLLFAVSMAVSVSIKAPFDYSVLTSAAAALLLSSLEKTYLALDNRSK, from the coding sequence ATGGAAAAAACTTCTACACTACAGGCAGGTTTTATTTTAAGAATTGTTTTAGGAGTTACTATGCTCTCCGCTGTTGCAGATCGTTTTGGCTTTTGGGGTGCCCCTGGTGCTCCTGGAGTGGCATGGGGTAACTGGGATAATTTTATTACTTATACTCAAACCTTAAATGCTTATGCAAGCAGATCATTAGCCGAAATCTTAGGTGCTTTGGCTACTTTTTTCGAGATTTTGTTTGGTTTGTTTCTCATCATAGGATTTAAAACCCGTTACATTGCTTTGGGAACTGCAGGTTTAATGCTTCTTTTTGCTGTCTCCATGGCTGTTTCAGTCTCTATAAAAGCTCCTTTTGATTACTCGGTTCTAACAAGTGCTGCAGCAGCCTTATTGCTTTCTTCTTTGGAGAAAACGTATCTCGCTTTAGACAATCGATCCAAATAA
- a CDS encoding sulfite exporter TauE/SafE family protein translates to MTVLTFTLIMILGAFLAGFIGSLSGLGGGIIIIPLLTVILGVDIHYAIGAALVSVIATSSGSAAAYVREGITNMRLGIFLEIATTIGAVCGALLSTIAPTSFIAVLFGLTLIFSAINSLRKKEEHIVLESSPLAKKLKLEGTYPTHNGEVVHYGTKNVIGGFSMMGIAGMMSGLLGIGSGAFKVIAMDNIMRVPFKVSTTTSNFMMGVTAMASSVIYIQKGYIEPGICMPVVVGVLFGAMAGAKVLVKTNPKKLRIFFACLIFVLAVNMIYNGINGKI, encoded by the coding sequence ATGACAGTACTTACGTTTACCCTGATTATGATTCTTGGTGCTTTTTTAGCAGGTTTTATTGGCTCATTATCAGGTTTAGGTGGCGGGATTATCATAATTCCACTTTTAACAGTCATTCTTGGCGTTGACATTCATTATGCAATTGGTGCGGCTCTGGTTTCTGTAATTGCAACTTCTTCAGGTTCAGCCGCAGCTTATGTCAGAGAAGGCATCACCAACATGCGATTGGGTATTTTTCTGGAAATTGCCACCACAATAGGTGCTGTTTGCGGAGCCCTGCTTTCAACCATCGCTCCTACTTCGTTTATTGCCGTTTTATTTGGGCTCACTTTAATTTTCTCGGCTATCAATTCGCTTCGTAAAAAAGAAGAACATATTGTTTTAGAATCTAGCCCTTTGGCTAAAAAACTAAAATTAGAAGGTACTTATCCCACGCACAATGGTGAAGTTGTTCACTACGGAACTAAAAATGTTATAGGCGGTTTCAGTATGATGGGAATTGCCGGAATGATGTCCGGTTTATTAGGAATTGGTTCCGGAGCTTTTAAAGTAATTGCCATGGACAATATTATGAGAGTTCCGTTTAAAGTTTCTACTACCACCAGTAACTTTATGATGGGAGTTACCGCAATGGCAAGTTCTGTCATTTACATTCAGAAAGGATACATCGAACCCGGAATCTGTATGCCTGTAGTAGTCGGTGTGCTTTTTGGAGCGATGGCAGGAGCGAAAGTTCTCGTGAAAACAAATCCTAAGAAACTAAGAATATTCTTTGCCTGTCTCATCTTTGTATTGGCAGTAAATATGATCTATAACGGAATTAATGGAAAAATCTAA